A stretch of the Gammaproteobacteria bacterium genome encodes the following:
- a CDS encoding nucleotide pyrophosphohydrolase, whose amino-acid sequence MDLKEAQARVDAWISRFEEGYWPPLVNLARLVEEVGELSRELNHRFGSKLKRADEAEKDLALEIGDILFVLIALSNERGIDLEDALERVLEKYETRDSDRWTPATPPA is encoded by the coding sequence ATGGACCTGAAGGAAGCGCAGGCCCGGGTCGACGCCTGGATCTCGCGATTCGAGGAGGGCTACTGGCCTCCGCTCGTCAACCTCGCTCGCCTGGTCGAGGAAGTCGGTGAACTCTCGCGCGAACTGAATCACCGCTTCGGCTCCAAACTCAAGCGGGCCGACGAAGCCGAGAAGGATCTCGCGCTCGAGATCGGCGACATCCTCTTTGTTCTGATCGCGCTCTCCAACGAACGGGGAATCGATCTCGAAGATGCCCTGGAGCGGGTTCTCGAGAAGTACGAGACGCGCGACAGCGATCGCTGGACCCCGGCGACGCCGCCAGCGTGA
- a CDS encoding ankyrin repeat domain-containing protein has translation MVTGKRTFAPWLKRTLAVSALVLVAATPDESPVADAAQRGEAEEIRNLLRQGADPSAAQPDGMTALHWSALNDQLDIVETLIFAGATLQPATRVGGYTPLHLASRAGNAGVVAALLDAGANPDLLTGTGAASLHFAAEADVLEVVNALVGHGADVNVRDGYSSRTPAMFAAARNSAAALQALLDAGADPDLVSDTRDFAEIEAADREERTRRQRIREAEKDPEPEEEPGAQQPGQGRGGFPGAGQGNEPEIPPDGPKVLSSIEQIGIQGGFSPLHYAVRNGHAEAMQVLVNGGADINLPSADQSSPLLLATINGNYDLARTLLEAGADPNLLSDDGAGPLFAALNIEWSLRTWYPQPQAFRQQETDYLELMELLLDAGADPNARTDTHIWYAAYNAGRMGVDFAGATPFWRAAYAADVQAMRLLLDNGADPNIWTYNLISPRRFNFRRPGEPEEDPSGLEPVPHGGLGVHPLHAASGVGFGTSRVAQTHRHVPDGWLPAVRFLVDEVGIDPNIRDKDGFAPIHHAAARGDNETILFLVERGADVTLLSRRGHTVADMANSPEQRAQPHPPTVALLEKLGSKNNHNCRSC, from the coding sequence ATGGTGACAGGAAAGCGAACTTTCGCACCCTGGTTGAAGCGCACGCTGGCGGTGAGCGCCCTGGTGCTGGTCGCGGCCACACCCGACGAGTCTCCGGTCGCCGACGCGGCGCAGCGGGGCGAGGCGGAGGAGATTCGCAATCTGCTCCGGCAGGGAGCGGATCCGAGCGCGGCGCAGCCCGACGGCATGACCGCGCTGCACTGGTCGGCGCTGAACGACCAGCTCGATATCGTCGAGACGCTCATCTTCGCGGGAGCCACGCTGCAGCCGGCCACCCGCGTGGGGGGCTACACGCCCCTCCATCTGGCGAGCCGGGCCGGGAACGCCGGGGTGGTTGCGGCGCTGCTCGACGCCGGCGCCAATCCGGACCTTCTGACCGGAACCGGTGCAGCGTCCCTGCATTTCGCCGCCGAGGCCGACGTCCTTGAGGTGGTGAATGCGCTGGTCGGACACGGTGCCGACGTGAACGTCCGCGACGGCTACTCCAGCCGCACGCCCGCGATGTTCGCCGCAGCGCGCAATTCCGCGGCGGCGCTACAGGCGCTTCTCGACGCCGGCGCCGACCCCGACCTGGTCAGCGACACCCGCGACTTCGCGGAGATCGAGGCCGCGGACCGGGAAGAGCGGACCCGCCGGCAGCGCATCCGCGAAGCGGAAAAGGATCCGGAGCCCGAGGAAGAGCCCGGTGCCCAGCAGCCCGGCCAGGGGCGCGGTGGTTTTCCGGGAGCCGGTCAGGGGAACGAACCGGAGATTCCGCCGGACGGTCCCAAGGTACTCTCGTCCATAGAGCAGATCGGCATTCAGGGAGGATTCTCCCCGCTGCACTACGCGGTCCGCAACGGGCACGCCGAGGCCATGCAGGTGCTGGTGAACGGCGGTGCCGACATCAACCTTCCGAGCGCGGATCAGTCGTCGCCCCTGCTGCTCGCGACCATCAACGGAAACTACGACCTCGCGAGGACGCTGCTGGAGGCCGGGGCCGACCCGAACCTCCTGAGCGACGACGGCGCGGGGCCCCTGTTCGCCGCGCTGAACATCGAGTGGTCGCTGCGCACCTGGTATCCGCAGCCGCAGGCCTTCCGCCAGCAGGAAACCGACTACCTCGAGCTCATGGAGCTGCTGCTCGACGCCGGAGCCGACCCTAACGCGCGCACCGACACCCACATCTGGTACGCCGCCTACAACGCGGGCCGCATGGGCGTGGACTTCGCGGGCGCGACGCCGTTCTGGCGGGCCGCCTACGCCGCCGACGTGCAGGCCATGAGGCTGCTGCTCGACAACGGCGCCGACCCCAACATCTGGACGTACAACCTGATCAGCCCCAGGCGCTTCAACTTCCGTCGCCCCGGCGAGCCGGAGGAGGATCCGTCCGGACTCGAGCCGGTTCCGCACGGGGGGCTCGGCGTCCATCCGCTGCACGCCGCCTCGGGCGTCGGCTTCGGCACCTCACGCGTAGCGCAGACGCACCGGCACGTGCCCGATGGCTGGCTGCCGGCGGTGCGCTTCCTGGTCGACGAGGTCGGCATCGATCCCAACATCCGCGACAAGGACGGGTTCGCGCCCATCCACCACGCGGCCGCGCGGGGCGACAACGAGACCATCCTGTTCCTGGTGGAGCGGGGCGCCGACGTGACCCTGCTCAGCCGGCGAGGGCATACCGTCGCCGATATGGCCAACAGCCCGGAGCAGCGGGCTCAGCCGCATCCGCCGACCGTCGCCCTGCTGGAGAAGCTGGGATCGAAGAACAACCACAACTGCAGATCCTGTTGA
- a CDS encoding zinc-binding dehydrogenase — translation MKAALFHEYGGPEVVRIEEVPDPAPGPGEVRIAVRAAAMNHLDLWVRRGLPIDIAMPHIGGSDIAGVVDAVGPGAGHVPVGARVVVDPSLDYDWYDGSAPGQSLPSRELRIIGEHTPGGFAEYAVVPAANVVEVPPDVPFEAAAAASLVGVTAWHAVVVRGRVRPGERVLVTGASGGVSTMAVQMARHAGAVVYAVTSGADNVARVRELGADVVYDRLEVDYGRALWKDTGRQGVDLIVDSVGAATWKSNLRALRQSGRLVCYGATTGPVGETSLPLLFWKKASILGSTMGTPADYRRAMQLVFDGVIRAPIDDILPLERARDAHERLEAGEVFGKLVLWP, via the coding sequence ATGAAAGCCGCGCTGTTCCACGAATACGGCGGCCCCGAGGTCGTGCGCATCGAGGAGGTGCCCGATCCGGCTCCCGGCCCCGGCGAGGTACGGATCGCCGTGCGGGCGGCCGCGATGAACCACCTCGATCTGTGGGTGCGCCGCGGTCTGCCCATCGATATCGCGATGCCGCACATCGGGGGGTCGGACATCGCGGGCGTGGTGGACGCGGTCGGTCCGGGCGCCGGGCACGTTCCGGTCGGTGCGCGGGTGGTGGTTGATCCCTCGCTGGACTACGACTGGTACGACGGGAGCGCGCCCGGGCAGAGCCTGCCGTCCCGTGAACTCCGGATCATCGGTGAGCACACGCCGGGTGGCTTCGCCGAGTACGCGGTGGTTCCGGCCGCCAACGTGGTCGAGGTCCCGCCGGATGTCCCATTCGAAGCCGCTGCTGCGGCCAGCTTGGTCGGGGTGACCGCGTGGCACGCGGTGGTGGTGCGCGGCCGGGTGCGTCCCGGCGAGCGGGTGCTGGTGACCGGCGCATCGGGCGGCGTGTCCACCATGGCCGTGCAGATGGCGCGCCACGCCGGCGCGGTCGTGTACGCGGTCACCAGCGGTGCCGACAACGTCGCCCGCGTCCGCGAGCTGGGGGCCGACGTCGTCTACGACCGACTGGAGGTCGATTACGGACGCGCGCTCTGGAAGGACACCGGCAGGCAGGGCGTCGACCTCATCGTGGACTCGGTAGGTGCGGCCACCTGGAAGTCGAATCTGCGCGCCCTGCGCCAGAGCGGCCGCCTGGTCTGCTACGGAGCTACCACCGGCCCCGTCGGCGAGACCAGCCTTCCCCTCCTCTTCTGGAAGAAGGCGTCGATTCTCGGCAGCACCATGGGCACGCCCGCCGACTACCGCAGGGCGATGCAGCTTGTCTTCGACGGCGTCATCCGCGCCCCCATCGACGACATCCTCCCGCTCGAGCGGGCACGGGACGCTCATGAGCGGCTCGAGGCGGGCGAGGTCTTCGGCAAGCTGGTGCTGTGGCCATGA
- a CDS encoding disulfide bond formation protein B: MTLYPAIVQMLGGASVAGAAASLALLAGLIMPGGRAWLRTSLAGYERHVVGWAWGIASIATAGSLYFSEIVGFVPCPFCWYQRFAMYPLVVVLGVGLLRPSARIWRFAIPLPVAGLAIAAYHVAVQFQPTLDLVPCEGGVPCSGRYVAVFGFISIPAMAGAAFLMITALLLLLWGLERDSGPDEEV, from the coding sequence ATGACACTGTATCCCGCGATCGTGCAGATGCTCGGCGGAGCTTCCGTCGCCGGGGCGGCAGCCTCCCTGGCACTCCTGGCGGGGCTCATCATGCCGGGAGGCCGCGCCTGGCTGCGCACGTCCCTCGCGGGCTACGAACGTCATGTCGTCGGCTGGGCCTGGGGCATCGCCTCCATCGCGACCGCCGGCAGCCTCTACTTCTCCGAAATCGTCGGCTTCGTGCCGTGCCCGTTCTGCTGGTATCAGAGGTTTGCCATGTACCCGCTGGTGGTGGTGCTCGGGGTGGGGCTGCTGCGGCCCTCCGCGAGGATCTGGCGGTTCGCCATTCCACTCCCCGTAGCCGGTCTGGCCATCGCCGCCTACCACGTCGCGGTCCAGTTCCAACCCACGCTCGATCTGGTCCCCTGCGAGGGCGGGGTTCCCTGCTCCGGGCGCTACGTAGCCGTCTTCGGGTTCATCTCCATTCCCGCCATGGCGGGCGCGGCCTTCCTGATGATCACCGCGCTCCTGCTGCTGCTTTGGGGGCTGGAGAGGGATTCCGGCCCGGACGAGGAGGTCTAA
- the queG gene encoding tRNA epoxyqueuosine(34) reductase QueG, with product MKSAADLRDRIRALALALGFDRVRFTAPHASGHMEFYRNWIEEGAHGEMGYLAREDSIARRGDLRLTMADVRSVVLVTHNYYQPDPPGLAEDGRRAVIARYARGDDYHDVMKRRLVKLLAGIGEDVGRRVSGRAYVDTGPILERELAMRAGLGWLAKNTMLIDPGRGSYFFLGILLLDLELPEDEPFTEDRCGTCRSCLDACPTGALLGRDAQGAPVMDARRCISYLTIEHRGPIPPELRARIGNRIYGCDICQEVCPWNVKFQTPAAETAYRARPELDGPLLVELAERLLAMDDAAFSRAFRGSPVKRARRDGLLRNVCVGLGNLGGVDAVAVLERALQDGAPLVRGHAAWGLGQIPESTGASAALRARMKVEDDAWVREEIARALEQELRADPQPGAPSAQPLVSV from the coding sequence GTGAAGTCCGCCGCCGACCTTCGCGACCGCATCCGCGCCCTCGCCCTCGCCCTGGGATTCGACCGGGTTCGCTTCACAGCCCCGCACGCCAGCGGGCACATGGAATTCTACCGGAACTGGATCGAGGAGGGAGCCCACGGCGAGATGGGCTACCTCGCCCGCGAGGACTCCATCGCGCGCAGGGGCGACCTCCGCCTCACCATGGCCGACGTGCGCTCCGTCGTGCTCGTGACCCACAACTACTACCAGCCCGATCCCCCCGGGCTGGCAGAGGACGGGCGGCGCGCGGTGATCGCCCGCTACGCGCGCGGGGACGACTACCACGACGTCATGAAACGGCGCCTGGTGAAGCTGCTCGCGGGGATCGGGGAGGATGTCGGACGCCGTGTCTCCGGGCGTGCCTATGTGGATACGGGCCCGATCCTGGAGCGCGAACTGGCGATGCGCGCGGGACTGGGATGGCTGGCGAAGAACACAATGCTGATCGACCCGGGACGCGGCTCGTATTTCTTCCTGGGAATCCTGCTCCTCGACCTCGAACTGCCGGAGGACGAGCCTTTCACCGAGGATCGCTGCGGCACCTGCCGGAGCTGTCTTGATGCCTGTCCCACCGGCGCCCTGCTGGGACGCGATGCGCAGGGGGCGCCGGTCATGGACGCCCGGCGCTGCATCTCCTACCTGACTATCGAACACCGGGGGCCGATTCCGCCCGAGCTGAGGGCTCGAATCGGCAACCGCATCTACGGCTGCGACATCTGCCAGGAAGTGTGTCCCTGGAACGTCAAGTTCCAAACGCCCGCCGCCGAGACGGCGTACCGGGCTCGGCCCGAGTTGGACGGTCCCCTGCTGGTGGAGCTGGCCGAGCGTCTGCTCGCCATGGACGACGCGGCGTTCTCGCGCGCCTTCCGCGGCTCACCGGTCAAGCGGGCCCGGCGTGACGGCCTGCTGCGCAACGTCTGCGTTGGGCTCGGAAACCTGGGTGGCGTGGATGCGGTCGCCGTGCTGGAGCGGGCGCTTCAGGACGGAGCGCCGCTGGTGCGGGGCCACGCCGCGTGGGGGCTCGGGCAAATCCCGGAGTCGACCGGCGCCTCAGCCGCCCTGCGCGCGCGCATGAAAGTGGAGGACGACGCCTGGGTGCGCGAGGAAATCGCGCGGGCCCTGGAACAAGAGCTGCGGGCGGACCCTCAACCCGGAGCGCCGTCAGCTCAGCCGTTGGTCTCCGTGTAG
- a CDS encoding Fic family protein, giving the protein MAPVQYHEGRFPPDGRLDWPRLVPLIGPASAAVARYDGMLSGVPNPRILLAPLSRREAERSSRIEGTQATIGEVLEFEAGGKASSPARRDDILEVIQYRMAMEHAEGMMDELPLSQRVIRESHSVLLSRGRGRYRSPGAYRRNQNFIGPAGCSIEDATFVPIGAHKLLDAMAAWERYMHQDHPDRLIQLAILHAEFEAIHPFHDGNGRVGRMLVPLFMWQMGLIRQPAFFISPYLEANREAYYEGLLSVSRDDDWTGWCRFFLHAVLIQAEDNLARAQAILDLHEEMKSRVPDVTRTLYAVEVLDWMFERPIFSSVQLARETALSPPTARRILQRLCDAEILKEAIPARGRRPGIFVFPSLMRVAEGGEPTNPGESNA; this is encoded by the coding sequence ATGGCTCCGGTTCAATACCATGAGGGGAGGTTCCCGCCCGATGGGCGACTGGACTGGCCTCGATTGGTTCCGTTGATCGGTCCGGCATCAGCTGCGGTGGCGAGATACGACGGAATGCTTTCCGGGGTTCCGAACCCGCGAATCCTTCTTGCGCCCCTGTCGAGGCGGGAAGCCGAGCGCTCGTCGCGGATCGAAGGGACCCAGGCCACGATCGGCGAGGTGCTGGAGTTCGAAGCCGGAGGCAAGGCGAGTTCTCCCGCTCGTCGTGACGACATCCTGGAGGTGATCCAGTACCGAATGGCGATGGAGCACGCCGAAGGCATGATGGATGAGCTGCCCCTCTCGCAGCGAGTCATTCGCGAGTCGCACAGCGTGCTCCTGTCCCGCGGCAGAGGAAGGTATCGATCACCCGGCGCCTACAGGCGAAACCAGAACTTCATTGGACCGGCCGGTTGCTCCATCGAGGATGCTACGTTCGTTCCCATCGGTGCGCACAAGCTTCTCGACGCCATGGCCGCCTGGGAGCGATATATGCACCAAGACCATCCAGACCGCCTGATCCAGCTCGCCATCCTGCATGCCGAGTTTGAGGCAATTCACCCATTCCATGACGGCAATGGCCGCGTGGGACGTATGCTCGTCCCGCTGTTCATGTGGCAGATGGGGTTGATTCGTCAGCCGGCGTTCTTCATCAGTCCCTACCTGGAAGCCAATCGCGAAGCCTACTACGAAGGGCTGTTGTCGGTTTCCCGCGATGACGACTGGACCGGTTGGTGCAGGTTCTTCCTGCACGCCGTGCTAATCCAGGCGGAGGACAATCTGGCCAGGGCTCAGGCCATTCTCGATCTTCATGAAGAGATGAAGAGCCGAGTGCCGGATGTAACCCGTACGCTGTATGCGGTCGAAGTTCTGGATTGGATGTTCGAGCGACCAATCTTCTCCAGCGTGCAGCTCGCCCGTGAAACCGCGCTCTCTCCGCCAACGGCACGAAGAATCCTGCAGCGCCTGTGTGACGCCGAGATACTCAAGGAAGCCATTCCAGCACGAGGCCGTCGACCTGGGATCTTCGTGTTTCCCAGCCTCATGCGTGTCGCGGAGGGTGGCGAGCCCACGAACCCTGGGGAATCGAACGCATGA
- a CDS encoding DUF1552 domain-containing protein: MNFITGKSISRRTMLRSMSGVIGLPLLDAMVPAGRLWSATAAGRAANDTRLVFIEQVHGAAGCNEWGASQNLWAPAAEGKDFDLSPTSLRSLEPFRKYLTIVTNTDSRMADAFSPEEIGGDHFRTTAVFLTQAHPKQTQGSDLHIGTSMDQLFVQRYGQETPIPSIQLTIENVDQAGGCAYGYACAYTDTVSWASPSEPLPMIRDPRAVFQQLFGAGGTPEQRAQRLRTDRSILDWMLDEITSLKRELGPADQQRVSRYIDNIRDLEQRITRIEMQNTSGEEREIPEAPVGVPDDFREHMEVMFDLQLLAFASDTTRVFSFKLGRDASPRIYPESGSSTPFHAGSHHGGREERILDFALINTYHVGMLPYFLEKLQATNDGDATLLDKTMIMYGSAMADPNIHNHARCPLFMVGGMNGLLEGERHVVAPPGTPMANVMLDLLHRLGLNELESFGNSTGTFAV; the protein is encoded by the coding sequence ATGAATTTCATCACCGGAAAGAGCATCTCCAGGCGCACGATGTTGCGGAGCATGAGCGGCGTCATTGGGCTGCCGCTGCTCGACGCCATGGTTCCCGCGGGAAGATTGTGGTCGGCGACCGCCGCGGGACGGGCCGCCAACGACACCCGGCTCGTCTTCATCGAACAGGTGCACGGCGCGGCCGGGTGCAACGAGTGGGGTGCTTCCCAGAACCTCTGGGCCCCCGCCGCCGAGGGTAAGGACTTCGACCTTTCCCCCACCAGCCTGCGGTCGCTTGAGCCCTTCCGGAAGTATCTCACGATCGTCACCAACACCGACTCGCGCATGGCGGATGCGTTCTCGCCCGAGGAGATCGGCGGCGACCACTTCCGCACCACGGCGGTGTTCCTCACCCAGGCGCACCCGAAGCAGACCCAGGGCTCGGACCTGCATATCGGGACCTCCATGGACCAGCTCTTCGTCCAGCGCTACGGCCAGGAGACCCCGATTCCGTCGATCCAGCTCACGATCGAGAACGTGGACCAGGCGGGCGGCTGTGCGTACGGCTACGCCTGCGCCTACACCGATACCGTCAGCTGGGCGTCGCCCAGCGAGCCGCTGCCGATGATCCGCGATCCGCGCGCCGTCTTCCAGCAGCTGTTCGGAGCCGGCGGAACTCCGGAGCAGAGGGCCCAGCGCCTGCGCACCGACCGCAGCATCCTCGACTGGATGCTGGACGAGATCACCAGCCTGAAGCGGGAGCTGGGACCCGCCGACCAGCAGCGCGTCTCCCGCTACATCGACAACATCCGCGACCTGGAACAGCGGATCACCCGCATCGAGATGCAGAACACGAGCGGAGAGGAGCGGGAGATCCCCGAGGCCCCCGTGGGCGTGCCGGATGATTTCCGCGAGCACATGGAAGTGATGTTCGACCTGCAGCTACTGGCCTTCGCCTCCGACACCACGCGGGTCTTCTCGTTCAAGCTGGGCCGGGACGCTTCGCCGAGGATCTATCCGGAGAGCGGTTCCTCGACGCCCTTCCACGCGGGCAGCCACCACGGCGGACGCGAGGAGCGGATTCTCGACTTCGCCCTGATCAACACCTATCACGTCGGCATGCTTCCGTACTTCCTGGAGAAGCTGCAGGCGACCAACGACGGGGACGCGACCCTGCTCGACAAGACGATGATCATGTACGGATCGGCCATGGCCGACCCCAACATCCACAACCATGCCCGCTGCCCGCTCTTCATGGTCGGCGGCATGAACGGACTGCTGGAGGGCGAACGGCACGTGGTCGCGCCTCCGGGCACCCCGATGGCGAACGTCATGCTCGATCTGCTGCATCGGCTCGGCCTGAACGAGCTCGAGTCGTTCGGCAACAGCACCGGCACCTTTGCCGTGTAG
- a CDS encoding DUF1592 domain-containing protein: protein MNPFPAALTTLGLLFVLADRPVEPVPAAPIEAASVAASATTAAGNPEHAASLTGVIRMYCQVCHNDALMTGNISFQAFEVESAPEMAEIAERMIRKLRAGMMPPQGFPRPAGDTLQALAEELETRVDAAWEQNPNPGFRTFQRLNRAEFASAVEDLLGLQVDVGEFLPLDTRSANFDNIADVQAPSATLMEGYLRAANYISRVAVGDPDAEPNSIRYRLPRTTSQTDRVEGAPFGTRGGVSVIHNFPADGKYVFHIQPYPAVEGEVFGRTFGNEQMEVSIDGQRVALVTIDRWMSESEPTGLNVLTDSIYVRAGPRRVTAAFLKRFEGELDDLIRPIDHTLADGQIGIGYGVTTMPHLQRLSVLGPYEVTGVSDTPTRQLIFSCRPTSPEEARPCARDIVSRLATKAYRRPVDDFDVEGLMAFYDQGADERGFEGGVQLALQAILASPHFLFRMERAPGATVGTPYTITDADLASRLSFFLWGAPPDQQLIDAASRGELSDEDGLMRQARRMLGDARAAEGLARRFGAQWLRLQDLEKIDPDALSYPYFDGTLADAMHRETELLFANMAIEDRPVRELLTADYTFVNERLARHYGIPGVTGPEFRRVQYPDENRRGILGHGSVLTMTSHADRTSPVLRGKWVLEVLLGTPPPPPPPDVPAFEETEGADDGRFLTVRERMEIHRANPVCMSCHQLIDPVGLALENFDVTGAWRIRDEGNPVDPAGELYDGTLLTGPADLRNALLKRPEVFYRIFTENLMAYGLGRRVEYYDMPTVRKIVAAAADNDFRFSSFVLGVVESPAFRSSLVAPEAVATPAGN from the coding sequence ATGAATCCTTTTCCCGCCGCGCTCACCACGCTCGGACTGCTTTTCGTGCTTGCGGACCGACCCGTCGAGCCCGTGCCGGCCGCACCCATCGAGGCGGCGTCCGTTGCGGCTTCGGCGACCACGGCCGCCGGCAATCCCGAGCACGCCGCCTCGCTCACCGGCGTCATCCGCATGTACTGCCAGGTGTGCCACAACGACGCCCTCATGACCGGCAACATCTCCTTCCAGGCGTTCGAGGTGGAGTCGGCTCCGGAAATGGCGGAAATCGCGGAGCGGATGATCCGGAAGCTGCGCGCCGGAATGATGCCGCCGCAGGGGTTTCCGCGGCCCGCCGGAGACACTCTCCAGGCGCTGGCCGAGGAACTCGAAACCCGGGTGGACGCGGCCTGGGAGCAGAACCCGAATCCCGGATTCCGCACCTTCCAGCGACTCAACCGCGCCGAGTTCGCCAGCGCCGTCGAGGACCTGCTCGGACTCCAGGTCGACGTCGGGGAGTTCCTTCCCCTCGATACCCGGAGCGCCAACTTCGACAACATCGCCGACGTGCAGGCCCCGTCCGCCACCCTGATGGAGGGCTACCTCAGGGCCGCCAACTACATCAGCCGGGTGGCGGTGGGCGATCCCGACGCGGAACCCAACTCGATTCGCTACCGGCTGCCGCGCACCACGTCCCAGACGGATCGCGTGGAGGGTGCGCCCTTCGGCACCCGGGGCGGCGTATCGGTGATTCACAACTTCCCGGCCGATGGCAAGTACGTCTTCCACATCCAGCCGTATCCCGCCGTCGAGGGCGAGGTCTTCGGGCGCACCTTCGGCAACGAGCAGATGGAGGTGTCGATCGACGGCCAGCGGGTGGCGCTGGTGACCATCGACCGCTGGATGTCGGAGTCCGAGCCGACCGGACTGAACGTCCTCACCGATTCCATCTACGTGCGCGCTGGCCCGCGCCGCGTGACCGCCGCCTTCCTGAAGCGCTTCGAGGGCGAACTGGACGACCTGATCCGGCCCATCGACCACACCCTGGCAGACGGCCAGATCGGCATCGGCTACGGCGTGACCACCATGCCGCACCTGCAGCGGCTCTCGGTCCTTGGCCCATACGAGGTCACCGGCGTGTCCGACACGCCCACGCGGCAGCTCATCTTCTCCTGCCGCCCGACCTCGCCCGAGGAAGCCCGCCCCTGCGCGCGTGACATCGTTTCCCGACTGGCCACCAAGGCCTATCGGCGGCCGGTCGACGACTTCGACGTGGAAGGGCTGATGGCCTTCTATGACCAGGGCGCGGATGAGCGCGGATTCGAGGGCGGCGTGCAGCTTGCGCTGCAGGCGATCCTCGCCAGCCCGCACTTCCTCTTCCGCATGGAGCGCGCCCCGGGCGCCACCGTGGGCACCCCCTACACGATCACCGACGCCGACCTGGCCTCGCGTCTCTCGTTCTTCCTGTGGGGGGCCCCGCCGGACCAGCAGCTCATCGACGCTGCTTCCCGGGGCGAACTCTCCGACGAGGACGGGTTGATGCGGCAGGCGCGGCGCATGCTGGGCGACGCGCGCGCCGCGGAAGGGCTCGCCCGGCGCTTCGGCGCCCAGTGGCTCAGGCTTCAGGATCTCGAGAAGATCGACCCGGACGCGCTCTCGTATCCGTATTTCGACGGAACCCTCGCGGACGCGATGCACCGCGAGACCGAGTTGCTGTTCGCCAACATGGCCATCGAGGATCGGCCCGTGCGCGAGCTGCTGACTGCCGACTACACCTTCGTCAACGAGCGGCTGGCGCGTCACTACGGCATCCCCGGCGTGACGGGGCCGGAGTTCCGCAGGGTCCAGTACCCCGACGAGAACCGGCGCGGCATCCTCGGCCACGGCAGCGTGCTGACCATGACCTCGCACGCCGACCGCACCTCACCGGTGCTGCGCGGCAAGTGGGTGCTGGAGGTCCTGCTGGGAACCCCGCCGCCACCGCCGCCACCGGACGTGCCCGCCTTCGAGGAAACCGAGGGCGCGGACGACGGCCGCTTCCTCACCGTGCGCGAGCGCATGGAGATCCACCGCGCGAACCCGGTTTGCATGTCCTGCCACCAGTTGATCGACCCGGTGGGCCTGGCGCTCGAGAACTTCGACGTTACCGGTGCGTGGCGGATCCGTGACGAGGGGAATCCCGTGGATCCGGCCGGAGAGCTGTACGACGGCACGCTGCTTACGGGACCGGCCGACCTTCGCAACGCGCTCCTGAAGCGCCCGGAGGTCTTCTACCGCATCTTCACCGAAAACCTGATGGCGTACGGCCTCGGCCGGCGCGTCGAGTACTACGACATGCCGACCGTGCGCAAGATCGTGGCGGCGGCGGCGGACAACGACTTCAGGTTCTCCTCGTTCGTCCTGGGCGTCGTGGAGAGCCCGGCCTTCCGCTCGTCGCTGGTGGCGCCGGAGGCCGTTGCCACCCCGGCCGGAAACTGA